In Cryptomeria japonica chromosome 5, Sugi_1.0, whole genome shotgun sequence, the genomic window CATAGAGActtaagatatatatattttttaaacaaacttaaaaaaaaaccCTAGTCTGATTAATTCACAGTCTTTCACAAAGAGATTGACAAATTTTTCCAGATTACCCATGGTATTCAAAATACACAATTTTTTGTTGAATAACTATCAAATAGACAAATTTTCTCAACCAAAAACCATATTTGGACATAAAAAATTCATTACTCAGATCTATTTCATCATTCTACCAATCTACAAATTAATCCCAATAAGAAACTTTAAACTAATATGCATAGATTTAAAAACCAAACCCAATTTCAATCAAGAATCAATCTGGGAGATTTAAACCCAAACAAAATAGGGAGAATACCAAACACAAAACTTTGATTAAGCAAATAATCAAAATGATACACAAATTCCTACCTCTTCTAGCCATCCCGGATGAGATTTGTTGCAGAGCCCAACCTCCAAACTCTGGATCAAATCTTCTCTTCGAGaattatttttccaaaaattaTTCTCCcccaaatattttccaaaaaactCTCCAATCATAATccctccaaaatattttccaaacctaggcTTAAATAGAAGAATCTCCTAACCTAAtcccttattttagaatttaaacaacttttgaataaaaagaataaaagaaataaataaaataaaagaaaagaaaaatcattcttttcaactattaaaataatctaaacttgttgttctaattaaaaatcaaaatgcttttctccctcatttaattttaattttctcaatattaacaaagctaatagttgtatgtcacaatattaatgagggtaaaatatttctaattaaattaagttctcaaaatcaatctttcacactatatcaaatatatatgatAAAACAGTAACAAATGATATAAgggtcgtttttttttttttttttgaaggctacaactggaggttttcttgcaggttctttcctgCCGATATGCCTTTTTTAACCCGATGTAAACATTTTTATGAGTAATATATAAGTTTTAGTGGTTTCTCCACTTttaccaaaaaaataaatatatatgaataaaacttacttttctaatcaaaattgattttcttaaataattaaaattaacctttctattccaaaaagcaaaagagattaaattatttctattttgaataaatttaaatcttcccctTCAAAATGCATGAAACTAAATAAATTCctgatttaaaattaaccattaaattaaacttgctacaaatatgaatagagcaatttaaaaaaaaaaaagattaatcacataaaagaaacctatttattttaattcctcaattactaatgcgtaaatgaacacattaaatcaaaataaatacttaggattaaatactcagttttACCACACGCCAAGAACgtaaaccaagtaagccaaccaattacccgactcacaaacccaaatgaaaaggaaactgaTGGACCACAGGcaacactcacttgagcatgacaaGGCTAAgttgagggttttacgaccacctaacccaaattctaaggatgaaagaggtatactcaaccttgcgAATCTAGGTGAAGAGGAACCTctcacctaggcggtactgtacctgcaatctcatgcaaccaagagtcacacaagcatatatatatatatatatatacatatgtttaatgaagatgttagctcgagattaataacaagaatcaggaggacaattaaacttacataacaATCGATGtgaagcacattaacaggtacgcacaataatcatagtatctgactacaacattacctcatggcaattcaaccattcaagaatgccacataaaaagtcaaccaaggtcaaactggttttacaaagatgactagggcaggggtactacaatttGTGATGACTAGAAATCTGCATGAACATGGGATAACCCACATCTATGACGTTTTAGAACTCGTTTGGGTGACTTATAAAGAATTGCATAATACAATGAATGAGTCTCATGTTAGGGAAACAATTAGATTGAGATGCTGCTTAAAAAACTGGTCTCCTCATATCAAATGTTTATAATTATTGCTAGAACATGCAAATTTGGATGATATTACTGGCAATTCTATTTTAAAAATTACTAAAATATTTGATGAGTTGTGCAATATTCTACAAAATCATATCTTATTTCATGATAAGTTTATTCACTTGGAGAGGTTTTATGATGACTGACCAATACAGGTTCCTCCTATTTTGATAGCAGAAGGGGAGTTGAAGAGATTTTCAATCTGGAGGTCTGATTTTTTCCTTAATGTTAGACAAGCAACAAGAGGATATGataattttggcattataaacatggGAATGCTGAATTATATGCTTGACAAACTTTACTCCATTAAGTATTGGATTCTTGAGTTTTGCAGGATTGTGGCGATAGTTCATGATCAATATAAGAATGATCATATGATGCAAGTCAAACAATTTCCTAGGCTGTGGGCCTGCTAGGTACTAAGATAGAGAGCTTTTCAAACAAACTTACAAAGCAAAAGCTCCATTTGTAACTGGAGTTTGACAACTaaattttacatatatatgtatacatacatacatttattaaTTCGAATATCCATGATGGGATAAATTTTATTTGTTCTAGTTATTACTTGGATCTGAAAGTGAATATGTCATTTATTTTACAAGTTGTCATTGCATATGGGAAAGTAAAATATAATCCTATTACACAAAACCACACCAAAGTAACATTTCTCAGAATCCCTTAAAAATTAAAATGAAGATTAGATTAAAACAAAGTTACATAGTCATAGAagacaaaataaattataatttatattatctCTTTCATAGAAACAAGTTTACATGGAACTATGGCACAATTTACATATTTGGGATGGCATGTGTTGACAATACATATTATGAAATCAACATGtaagtttttgtagggtgctccactctacATCTGATGGAAGTCTAATTTGTTGTAACGTATGGTAAGCAACTTGAAAATTTGTTAGCATTTCATATTTCAAAGATGAATCTGAATTTGACACCAATGTTTCATTCAATATTGCATTCAAGGTTATCAATGGTTCAATGTAACCCAAAAAACTCGCCTCACTACTGTCCTTAGGAAACTGCTCTACACCATTGTTCATTTTCTCCTCCATCTTCTTTTTGAAAGCAACATTTCTAATGTATTGATTGTTTGCGTCAACACTCTTTTCCAAACCAAGCTCTATCATTTTTTGTCCCTTTTCATCCAACTTCATCACCTTTTTTGCAGCCATACCCAAATATTCCTCTGCTTCCCATAGTTTTtcacatttttgaatgatagatgatgccttTACATAGGTATCAATGCGGCTGTGAATTCCCTTCATTGCTAAATAGTTATCATTGACTTTGTAGAGTGTTTGCAAAATTTGTTTTGCAATTTCCTCTCTTGAACAAACCTCTTTGTTCTGACCAATGTATTCCTTGACCTTTACATAGCATCCTCTCACACTTTCATTCAATTGAAACCATTGACACAATTGGTCATTCCTCTACATTACTTGcccctaatttttttcttttatataccTCACTGTCTTTATAGAATTTTCCTTCATTTTGTTCtccaaagttttgatcatatttttagcCTTCCGCAACTCTTGTCCCATTTTTTCACTTGattttctttcttcctctgcttTTTATTACCACTATTTTGCCTTTGCCCTTTGATGATCCAATTGCTCCTATAAATGTTTGTTTGTGGCAGTAGTAGTCTCCTCACTATTGTATAATATGGCTGAagtagattttttattgtctaattCTTGATTGCTTTCAGCCAATTTTTTGTTTAGTTCATTCAATTGTGCCTCCATATGTTCGTGCTCTGTAATTGTTGATGCAGAGTCAtaatttttaatccttttctgtAATTAAATCCACTTGTTATCTATTACTTTCCTCTTTGCTTTCTCATTTTCCAAGTCTATTTGTAACTTTTCTATTCGTTTGTCCAGTCTActtttctctctctccatcttgACCAGTGTTATGTAGACCACTTCATTGGTCTTTTTTGACACATTTATTTTTTCCACATTTTTTACTTTGGAAAAATTTGTATGGAAGGTGCTAATGTGAAATTGAGAGAGATCTATATGACTCTATAGTAGAATTTGATTATTATCTAAGGGCACAACAACCATGTACTCCATCATTTCGTTACTTGGGTCATATGTGGGATTTACCCTGTTCGATGTAGGTTGTTCCTTAGAAGTAGCAGTAGCCGCATCCCTCTTCAATTTATTCTTTTTTCCTTTATTCATATTTGATTTTTGTATAAATTCATTAAAGTAAGTATTGTAATGAAAACTTGGGGTTGCTGacacaattgaatgtttgaaaggtgaaatagcatttgcaatgaTGTACACACCTCTGCCTATGCCTGCGTTTCTAACTAATGCATTTTGAGGATTAACAACACCCATTCCTAATCCTATCCCATTGTCACTTGCAAGTGGATTTTTGAAACTCTTTTGAGGGGTTTGTTCTGAAGCTTCAAATAATAGATTTGGAGTGGCAATGGATATAGTTCATATTGTACTTGCCATTTTTGTCATAACCTTTCACTTCTTCACACTGCCTTGATCATTGCCCATGGGATTCTGTAAGTGTATAATATCTTCTACAGTTGGCCTCATGCGAGATATTTATTGTTGTTTCTCCTGTTCAGGACAACTAGTACTAGTACCCATGTCATCTTCACTGGTAGTAATGGAACTTGATTCAATAACACTAGCATGTTTTGGTTGTGAATGCATTTGAGCGTTGGCACCATTTACACCAAtgatagtggcacttgattcaacTCCATGACCAATCCAATATTCTGGTTGTTATTGAAAATGAGTGTGGGTaatatccctagattccccacaaGTGGCACTTGTGCTGGTACTTGATTGACCAACAATAGGATTACCTTGTTCTTCTAGTGGTTGTGATTGAATCAGAGTGTCTGCATAAACTAGATTTGAAGATTTAACAGAATAAGAAGCATGGTTATGAGTAATACCTTCCTATGATGATTAACCTCCAATGACTATTGTCTCAATATTTTTTCTTGGAACAAGTTCTATCGATAGTGGCATCCAGTTGCATTCTCCTtggggacctagaccaccaccttcataaCCCAATTTTTCTATTTGGGTTTCCCATTtggtatatttttctttcatggaaccACTCAATTTTGTAGACCAAGAGTATGCAGTAgctatttgagtcattatcgtaTTGGtattctcatcatcctcatcctcgtcctcatcctcatccttatcacttTCGTCATATGCTTCATTGGGATGCTCATTATTCCACAATTGACTAAATTCAAAATCCTTTGGGATTTCATCAAGATCTgtactggtctttggttcaccgagattcttcctcatagtccaaaaaccATGAATTTTGGTTCTATTCCACCTTTTGTTCTCACAATCTATCTTTATGTTTTGTGGGATAGCTTTTGTAGATGGATGATCAACTTTTTGGTAGAAATTATCGGACctcttgttttcattttgattttgtttgCCCTGCTCTATTGTTCCTtgtgccataatttgtgatgacaattcttctattgaaataTTTTTGTCAGCAGCAATTTCCTCCATTACTTTTTTGACCTAATCCTAGGAGTCCCTGTTTTTCAACaattctagcaatggtttactttcatgtttaaATTTGTTTGCAGAGTTCAGATTCTTCTAAAGCCTTTTCTGAATGACCCCGCATGGGTCATATTGCCAATAACTATCAACATCAAaattaaaaatctttaaaaaattatgTGCAATATTAAatacttttctctcaaatgtgaaccctccacatgaggaAGGTAATGAAGGAAATATGGTCTTCTTTTGTTGGCCATAAAAGAGTTCATCTACTATCTCCATTTGCCATACATATTCCAATACAgaaaccctctctgtcacatgtattgaaATTTTGTGGGGTTGTACTTGtgctccataaaaccttaacactgTATATTCTTCCATGAGGAACTAGTCCGCCAATTGTATTTCAGATCCGAGTTgcatgcaatctctacaagacatagacaatctaggcattggagtttctataatttcatcatacattggtgccaaaaagaagtctacaaaatgggtgTATCTCCCTCCTTTATCATGAATCCTTATCTTAGGTGCCCATTCGTATATTGGAGCCAGTGTTCTATCCTTGTCTTTCTTGTACACTTGAATctcaagcttgttggtctcgaacaTTCCACAATTTTTTTCTAGAAGAAGATAACACAAGTAGGttgtgaacctaaatgtcttagAGATACCTCCTTTAATCATTAAAAATTGAttgtgcatggattgaacaacgtgttcaacaaaattatatctgattggttgaggaatacaATGGATATTAAATATCATTTGAAGAAGGCTTGCACCTACTGTCCTATCACTTTCCAATCCAAGACAAAATATTAATAGGGAAATAGTACCCTTAACCCATGGCATAAAGTATCAACATTATAAGGAGGCTTATGGTTGTGATCCAAGTTGACACCATCAACTATTATACCTCTGACAAATCTATCTTTCTTGTCTTCACTAACAACTTCATATTCCTCTGCAAGCTTTTCTAGGTCAATGTAGACATTTGAGTTTTATGCTCCAAGCTCTATGTCCAACAAACTCTTAAATTCTTTCTCGACGATGGATAAAATTTCCTTTTGGGTATTCTTATTAACAATTGCTTTTATActttcatcataattttcagcacACAGTATGACAATTTTTGGGTAAGGAAAAACTTGAGGTAACATCATGTGTCCCAATACAACATCCCACAATGCAATTGAATTTATTTTCGCTCTTTTTTGACTTTTTAGTTCTAGTTTCCCACTTATTCTGCAATGCAAATATAATTTGTGTTGTTTTATTCTTACCATGGAGCACATGATtaaaaatatcatggtattcattagtgaaacatGAGGTCTTAACCAGTTCGGTTACTTTGGTACAATCTATATTTCTTGTTACTATGCTTTTCATTTTGCCCATCGCTGGTAATGGTTAGAAGATGGTGCTACAATTACACAAGCTCAAAAATGTAAATCTTAAACCCTAGGTTTTACAATGAAAGTATATGTGTTTGGTAGTTTACTTGGAATTTGAATCTTGAATTTGCATTGGTGAATACATAGGTAATAGACTGGCGCTGGTAGACTCTGTTGCATCCCTCAATCTTGTTTCTCAATTTGAAATCTCCATGGTTAGCTACTAGCTAGTTAGTCCAAAGAAAACTTCACTTAATCAAAACCCTGAAAGAAAAAATGGCACAATTTGTCCAATAGTCGGCATAGTCTCAAAGTTTTATTAATTTTAACGAACACTACCGGTAACACCGACACATGTCACGAATTTCCAAAAATATTCTAAACATTTTTTATCCTTCACAACGTTGGTCCAAAATAGATCTTCTGTCATTGATCTTCTAACATCCAACAACCATTCATGAATGAATTTACTATGGTCTATTCATTGATTATACTTAATTTAACTTTAactatataattaaaatttaagtatACAAATAAAGGCCCAGACAGTTCATAAAAAATTTCTTTTGTTAAGGCAAATAATCCTTCCAACACCCTAGCAAGTGGTGAACTTGTTGTTAAGTTGGCCAAACCATTTGTGTGTTGCTATGTAGCACCACGTAAGCAAAAATGTTCCAGGTAGTCTTGGTCGAGACCATTTGATGGTGCATTTGAATGCTAAAATGAAGTTTGAGGAATACAAGaaagaagtgatacctgatgtTCAGTTGATGTTAAGTTTGCAGAGTGACAGAGGCTTTCTTATCAGTATAGGCCATGGAGTGATGCACCCCGTCGTTGAATTATTTTGAGCATCCAATTGAGTTTTCTACAACCAAGATTCACCAAGCTTAAGAGAATTTTGCAGGGTATGCTCAGTGCATGATTGCCAAAATTAAATGACATGTTGTTGCCATTGTTTACAACTTGGAAATCAAGAATCATTGCCTCAAGGACATGGAAGGAAAGGATAAATACGTCTAGGGGCTATATATTTGCATTCAGGAAAGGTTTCTTAGATAAGTGTGTGATTGTGCTAGTAATGTGAAGATGTTTGGATGCAAAAGATTGCAGTTGCAGAAGGGTTTTTTGCAGGAGATATACAAAGCCCTAAGTACATCAGAAATGGTATTAGGTTAATAAGGTTGACCAACGTTTACTCTAAATTTTCCTATATAGAATGgatggaattggaaagagttacaGGGGTGTCATTATACTCTAACAACTAGAGTGGTGAAAGAATGAGAGTTCCTAATAATGCTTGCACAACATTACGGCGAGGGATAaagccattgattatttcattatgcACAAGACATTGTAGATATTTTGAGTAGGAATTATCTGGTTATCCTCATGACCTTTCTACATCACACACCtctagaagaaaaagaacaaacAGAGCAACGAGCATTTTTATCCTGTAGCTATAATGATTCATGTGAACTTGAAGGATATAAACCGATTGCAGAGgtgagatgaagatgccacatatccTGATTAATGAATTGGAAATTGTACAAGCCTTCATATGTCATGAGTTCACACTCGTTGGAAAATGTGGAAGAGACTTAGAGTCCAAGCCTAATTAAGGCTAATACAACCCACAGTCATCCATTAGGTTTTTCTATAAATGCCTTTCCGTGTCCTTTTTGAGCACAAGTTTGAAGAAGATTGTAGGATTTCTCTCTAAGTTGCATGTATAGATACTCCAATTCTCCTAGAGGATACGAAACAACAAATGACCATTTTGGGAGAAATTTGAGAAAAGAGGCTTGGGCAGGTCATGAAGTCTGGTCATCCCCTGGTCTTCCATGCGATGAAGAGAGTGTTGGGATGGAATTTTTGCGCACTAGGTATTGCTATCGGGTAAATTTTGATATCCTGACAATGTTTTTGGCTATAGGGATTCATCTAGGAATATTCAATTCATGCATGAATAAAATGTGTTAGATTGTGTTTCGACAATCCTTCTTAGGAAAAATAGATGAAGTACTAGATAATATTAATGGAGAGAAAAAATCCCCTTTGCTGGTTTCTCTTATTGGACCAAGAACATGAATATGAAAAAATATGGGCTTGTGCAAATTCTAGAACTAGAACAATTTAGAGCAACCTTTGCAGAGCACAATAAAAGTCTGAGGTTCCTACTCTACATCTCTGGAGGTCTTGTGTCATCCCACCCCTTCAATCTAAAAGACTATATCATCTCAAAAGGGTTGGTGAGGTGACATGACATTGGGGTTGACGAGCAGGGGGTGGAGCTGAATGGGAATGATTGGGAGCTGGGAACAATGGAGCTATGGTACCCAAATGAAGACAAAGATATTGTGGAGATCGCAAAAGGCCGTGCTCATGTGGGCTGCAATGCGGAGTGCCTTGTGGTAGCATATGCCCTGGCTGCACTAGAAATGCGAAATAATGAGGCAGACTAAGAGGAGGATTTGAGCTAAGGGTGTGACAAAGTTTTTTTTATCTGTGTCGATATTTGCTGTTTTACTTTTTGTTTTACCAGCAATAATATGTAATAGCAGAATACACTGATATGGTAGGATTGGGCGGTAGtgggattttttgaaattttggaaatgaTCTATGGTTTTTGAATATATGGGTGGTAAAAAGTATATAGGCACCCCCAATATGTATCTCCCTCCTTTTTTGAAAGTAATAGAGGTGCTGGCCTATCTAGCtatttaccaatcaaaaaaaaaaaatcaattaatggTTGTTTTTTATCAAAATTATTCAAGACATTGCTACTAGTACTCTTCTTCGTTATTGTTTATGTGGaaatatcatttattaattatttatgatctTGATTTATTAAGTGTGTCTTCCTCCCACTAACTTTCTCATTGGGTTACTATTCGGACCACCCACCCCACTAGCATCGACAAATTGATGGCTTGCCTATAAATTGGACATTGAGGTTTAGGTAGCTCCAGTCTAACTATACACTTCAAAACTAAGGGTGTTGGAAATGCTCAATAGCAGTAGTGATTTCTCACTATCTCAATTGTGAGAAATGGACACACATATCAAGCTCGATTCGACAAAGCCATAAGGATCGTTTCTGGGAGAAGTAACTGATAAGCGGTTAAGTGGTGTATTACAGAATGACCACATAGACATTACGCATCCGGTGAAGCAAGTGTTAGGTCTGGAGTTTTTATTGACTTGTAATAGGCACAGGGTCAGCTCTGACATCCTGTATTTTTTCCTAGCCATGCTCTTATCTGTGAGGGTTTCTAGGGAATGGGAAAAGAAGCTCACCCAGATGTTGCTTGAGCATaagtatctgtatatgtatatacatgcaactatatattatatatgtatgcatgtatctaCAAACAAACATTTATAGTCATATTAATATTTTTATgattataaatgaaaaaaaaatgagaacaaaagaacaagaaacaaAAGATTACATACATAATTTATATAATCATATACATTCATAAATGTATAAGATTACTCGATTAAGCTGATAAGTGTTATAGTCTTCTATCAGGTTGGTTACCCTTGAAACCCTTTTGTGTAGCTATAGTCTTTCATTATGTCTAAAATTCATTAGGTCCCTAGGAATGGCTCCGCGCCATGGTCTTAGACCCTCAGGTTTTTCCACGTGCATATTTCAGGCCTTAAGTAAAGCGGCTCTAGTTGTTCATGCTCGGGGATAACAAAATCAACTGAATCAGTGAAGAAATTTTACCTCAAAGGTGAAAATTAGATGAGAGAGTCTACTCTGGGATAAGATCGCAAGAAATTACTTCACGACATCCTAAGGGTCTGAAATGAATCGCCTAGGATAacaaagatagtgaaaacaaaaggAAAAGTCATCCCGAGGAGTAGAGGGCAACATGCAAGGGTCATCAGGGATAAATATCAACAAAGGATCATGAAGAGATAAAATTTATCCCAGGGAAACCTCCAAAGAATCAATTCAGTGAATCAAAATTGCCTTGGGGAAGTTTCCAACCAATTCCAAAAGGTCCTGAGATAGAtttaaaaagagatggagagtgcTTTCCTTGCCCCAGATGGTTTTTTAAGATCACAAAATGTTCTCTGGGATAAGAAAATACACAGAGAAATGTTATCCTAGAGGGTCCAAGAGGAAAGGGAAGCGAGGCCTAGGGTAAAAATTTGAAGCAAAAGACAAGGAGAATTCACCTCAGAGCGGTTTGCAAAGAATTCCAAGTGGTCCCAGGATAATAGTATAAAGAAAATCTAAGAAAAAATTATCTCGGAGGGAAAAGGAATACACAAAGTTAGTCTTTGGGTTTCAGTGAGAATATGCTTATAGCGGTTGGGGCTTGAGATAAGAAAAGAAATGGATATGCAAAGAAAATCTTATTCCGGAGGGCCGTAAAGACTAAAAGGAAATGGCCTATGATAAGGAACcaaggaaaaataaaaattaaggcTTATCCTAGGGGGCTAGGAGATGCATCATTTGAGGCTTTGGGATAAAGATAACAAAGGAAGATAGGTTAAAAGTTATCCCAAGAGACACAAGGTGTGGTGGTGACTTGACTTTGGGTTTTAGTGAGAATAAATAAAGGAGGGGAAAGATCTGCTTCGAGATAAGAGAAGAATGAATTCTAAAGTAATTTTTATCCTAGAGAGATGTAATAAATAGAGAAAGGAGCCTAtggataagaaacaaagccagaaaCAATGAAAAATTACCTAGGAGTAGTAAGTAAAGTGGAGAAGTGATGCCCGAGATAAGGAAACATAGTGATCTAAAGCTTTTATTACCCCACGTGGCAATTGACATGATGTAAAAAAGAAAAGGTGGCCAAAGGATAAATAGAAAGACACCAACTCATTAGTCAGAGGGAGTCAAGGATTAATTGTGGTCATCCAAATTCTCATCAATAGTtgaaattcaaactttcaaagacaACAACCACTTTTTTGCACAAGTAGGAATTAATGGaattgcaataaaagaagaaactttattgcatttttctTGACCAAGCATTCAGGCGATAAAAAAGCAGTTGCAGAGCGCAGAAAAAGTGAATTCAAGCAGTATTAAGGTGATCAAGCACAAGCAACAAAGAAGTAAGTAAAATTCAAGTGCCCTCTGTGTGAATTTGGTAGGATTGTTTGTGTGAGTTGCTAGTGTTTTTCAAGCCTTAGTCTCTACAATTTCATCATGGACTCACCAATTGATAAAACCACAAGCCCTAAGAAATCCCAAGAGGCTGGGACTAGCTCAAATGTCCCTAAAATTACTCTTGTCATTCCATTAAGCATGATAGCCCCACTTAAAGAGCTTCAAGGTGCCCCAGTTGTAGAATCAAATCCTGAGCGTAACCCTAAAGCAGCTCCTGCACAAACTGAGGAGGTTGAAGCCAGTGCTCCCCCAAAGAAAACCAAGAGGAAGAGGGAGCCGAAGAAGGTGATAGCTGTAGTGTTTGATGAGTCAGAGGAGGAAGCCTTTGCCCTAAAAACTACCAAAAAACTCACCCCCAAGAAGAGGAAATCCAAGAAGTATGAGGAGGCCAAAGTTTCTATTAAGGAAGCACCTGTTCAACAAGCCCCTGTTGAggttgaaaaggaagaagttgcaGAGAAGGCAGTTGAGGAGCCTAAAGAAAAGGCcgaagaaacactaaagaagaagTAGGTGAAGAAGAGAACCCCTCCTAAAAAGAAAGTTGAGTCCACCCCTGTTGCAGAAGAGACTCCACAGCCTTAGGAGGAACAAGTAACACTAGCAGAACCTCCCAAAATAGTTGTTGAGGTGGAGAAAGAGATAGTGATGAAATTGGAAGAGTTGGCTAGGAGGCAAACCAGAGTAACCCAGGTCTTGAGCTAAGATTTAATA contains:
- the LOC131875981 gene encoding uncharacterized protein LOC131875981, producing the protein MDSPIDKTTSPKKSQEAGTSSNVPKITLVIPLSMIAPLKELQGAPVVESNPERNPKAAPAQTEEVEASAPPKKTKRKREPKKVIAVVFDESEEEAFALKTTKKLTPKKRKSKKYEEAKVSIKEAPVQQAPVEVEKEEVAEKAVEEPKEKAEETLKKK